Proteins encoded together in one Mycobacterium noviomagense window:
- a CDS encoding class I SAM-dependent methyltransferase produces MNRIKAAQQALNGRLQRVYLEIGVGYGFSLRRISADEKIAVDPEFRLSPRSRRKVEAKARATYYFETTSDDFFANETAFLEERGIDVALIDGLHTYGQVLRDIENTLRYLRDDGVIVLHDCNPAKATIAYPAASYAEFRAHNRWHFVWSGDVWKAIVHLRSTRNDLRVVVLNCDLGVGLVRKGLPESRLTYSPAQIEALDFADLAADREQLLNLQPPSYLDDFLASGP; encoded by the coding sequence ATGAACCGGATTAAGGCCGCACAGCAAGCACTGAACGGGCGCTTGCAGCGCGTTTACCTCGAGATCGGCGTCGGGTACGGATTCTCGCTCCGGCGTATTAGCGCTGATGAGAAAATTGCCGTCGACCCCGAGTTCAGGCTTTCGCCCCGCTCCCGCCGGAAAGTCGAGGCCAAGGCGCGTGCCACCTACTACTTCGAGACGACGAGCGATGACTTCTTCGCGAATGAGACGGCCTTCCTTGAAGAGCGCGGCATCGACGTCGCCCTCATCGACGGGCTCCACACTTATGGGCAGGTACTGCGCGACATCGAAAACACGCTGCGCTACCTGCGCGACGACGGCGTCATTGTTTTGCACGACTGTAACCCCGCGAAGGCCACGATCGCCTATCCAGCGGCGTCGTACGCCGAATTTCGTGCGCACAATCGGTGGCACTTTGTCTGGAGCGGGGATGTCTGGAAGGCGATCGTCCATCTGCGTAGCACCCGGAACGACCTGCGCGTCGTGGTGCTGAATTGCGACCTTGGTGTTGGACTCGTACGGAAGGGATTGCCGGAATCGCGATTGACGTACTCCCCGGCGCAGATCGAGGCGCTCGACTTCGCCGATCTCGCCGCCGACCGCGAGCAGTTGCTTAACCTGCAGCCACCCTCGTACCTCGACGATTTTCTGGCATCAGGGCCTTGA
- a CDS encoding FkbM family methyltransferase, whose protein sequence is MKRPNLIIDVGMHDGQDTAFYLAKGFDVVAIEANPGLVEAARDRFASEIDSGRLQIFPVAIAEKAGTLPLAVCDEQSIWSSMSDAFIERNESMAGVKYHYVDVPTQTFESILEEVGVPHYLKVDIEGSDMLCVRALKHLDSVPDFISIESSVSSPPGSFDLVFEELSTLWELGYRRFAYVDQTKVPRHKPPNPPREGRFVETKLTTNTTGLFGEELPVRWETIDKALRRGQALHRRYNLTGFGGQATRIMQRTLPRPVFDFKDHPVTQRVVGVTAGLFGLFKWYDLHARLA, encoded by the coding sequence ATGAAGCGTCCGAACCTGATCATCGACGTCGGCATGCACGATGGACAGGACACGGCGTTCTATCTCGCCAAGGGTTTCGACGTCGTCGCGATCGAGGCGAACCCTGGGCTTGTTGAGGCCGCTCGCGATCGCTTCGCTTCAGAGATCGATTCGGGGCGCTTGCAGATTTTTCCCGTCGCGATAGCCGAGAAAGCGGGGACATTGCCGCTGGCTGTCTGCGACGAGCAATCGATTTGGAGTTCGATGTCAGATGCGTTCATCGAGCGCAACGAGTCGATGGCAGGGGTGAAGTACCACTACGTTGACGTGCCTACGCAGACATTCGAAAGCATCCTCGAGGAGGTCGGAGTTCCGCATTACCTCAAGGTCGACATCGAGGGGTCGGACATGCTCTGTGTCCGCGCTCTGAAGCACCTCGACAGCGTGCCGGACTTCATATCCATTGAATCAAGCGTCAGTTCCCCTCCGGGTTCGTTTGACTTGGTGTTCGAAGAGCTTTCGACGTTGTGGGAACTGGGGTATCGCCGTTTCGCCTACGTCGATCAGACCAAGGTTCCAAGGCACAAGCCGCCGAATCCGCCCAGAGAAGGCCGCTTCGTCGAAACCAAGCTCACCACGAACACCACCGGATTGTTTGGTGAAGAGTTGCCAGTTCGATGGGAGACCATCGACAAAGCCTTGCGCAGAGGGCAAGCCCTGCATCGCCGATACAACCTCACTGGCTTCGGCGGCCAGGCGACGCGAATTATGCAGCGAACGCTCCCTAGGCCCGTCTTCGATTTCAAAGATCACCCGGTTACACAACGCGTCGTCGGAGTAACGGCAGGGCTTTTCGGCCTATTCAAGTGGTACGACCTGCACGCCCGGCTGGCCTGA
- a CDS encoding acyltransferase family protein, translated as MHQAESVSPIERTQGPRAPRTGFRPDIEGLRAVAILAVVLFHAEVPGIGGGFTGVDVFFVISGFLITGLLWREVSTAGSVQLRRFYGARARRLLPASATVGVAIAIASALLLPPLLARTVFGDGITCALYVGNYRFLMEGNDYFVSVMPPSPFQHYWSLGVEEQFYLVWPALILGTAWFIRRARRRTKADASFSATPYLVVLAVVAFLSFALSLVATNYWAPGVAFYSLPTRAWQLAVGGLVALTAARWRRLPLLGATVAGWVGLVVIVLGCTLLHTSTPYPGSAALLPVLGTALVIGAGCAAPWRGCGRVLAWAPMRAVGRVSYSWYLWHWPVLLFAPLLLGHPLGLAGRLTAALFSAGLAVLTLYMVENPLRFAAFLRRSPAGSLAVGGVATAVAVCVGVALLVLVPVPVGRGAPAAAVTVTATSPPRSDDIHLYDAAVQHAYAQVQAAVAASAELKAIPSNLDPPLAEAAAGQKAMLVDGCMRNYFEVGQPECATGDTASTTTVALFGDSNATMWSPAFQQVAAKRHLRLENLTKVACPPMELSINTPLLRRDYTECDQWRSQILARLRAEHPRLVVVSMSRQYGTGYVLTSSLRSYDRAWMDSLTRLVQQLRGTGAQVLVLGPIPDPQSLVPICLSEHLDDATACSPQRSTAVDDSGIAGETAATKAGGGQYADITALFCTAERCPVIVGNTLVYPDDHHVTLEYARLLAPVILALVDRTLARR; from the coding sequence TTGCACCAAGCCGAAAGCGTTAGCCCTATTGAACGGACGCAGGGCCCACGCGCGCCAAGAACCGGATTTCGCCCGGACATCGAGGGTCTGCGCGCCGTCGCGATACTTGCGGTTGTCCTGTTCCACGCCGAGGTGCCTGGTATCGGCGGCGGATTCACCGGCGTGGACGTGTTCTTCGTCATCTCGGGATTTCTTATCACGGGGCTGCTTTGGCGCGAGGTGAGCACCGCTGGAAGCGTGCAGCTGCGCCGCTTCTACGGGGCGCGAGCCCGCCGACTGCTGCCGGCGTCGGCCACCGTAGGCGTCGCTATCGCGATCGCTTCGGCACTACTGCTACCTCCGTTGCTGGCCCGCACCGTATTTGGTGATGGCATCACCTGTGCCTTGTATGTCGGTAACTACAGGTTCCTTATGGAAGGCAACGACTACTTCGTCAGTGTGATGCCTCCGTCCCCTTTCCAGCACTACTGGTCATTGGGCGTCGAGGAGCAGTTCTATTTGGTGTGGCCCGCTTTGATTCTCGGTACGGCGTGGTTCATCCGGCGTGCGCGCCGGCGCACCAAGGCCGATGCCAGCTTCTCCGCGACTCCGTACCTGGTGGTGCTTGCAGTGGTCGCGTTCCTGTCGTTTGCGTTGTCGCTGGTCGCTACCAATTACTGGGCGCCGGGTGTGGCGTTCTACTCGCTGCCCACGCGAGCCTGGCAGTTAGCCGTCGGTGGTCTGGTGGCTCTCACGGCCGCCCGGTGGCGTCGGTTACCGCTACTAGGCGCCACGGTCGCAGGATGGGTAGGGCTGGTCGTCATCGTGTTGGGCTGCACACTGCTGCATACGAGTACGCCCTACCCGGGTAGCGCAGCCTTGTTGCCCGTCCTCGGCACGGCTCTGGTGATCGGCGCGGGCTGCGCCGCACCTTGGCGGGGATGCGGGCGCGTGCTGGCATGGGCGCCGATGCGGGCGGTAGGCCGGGTGTCGTATTCGTGGTATCTGTGGCACTGGCCGGTGTTGCTGTTTGCCCCACTATTGTTGGGCCACCCGCTGGGCCTGGCCGGCAGATTGACAGCGGCCCTCTTCTCCGCCGGACTGGCTGTGCTCACCCTGTATATGGTTGAGAATCCGTTGCGATTTGCCGCTTTTCTGCGGCGGTCTCCCGCCGGGAGTCTCGCGGTTGGCGGCGTCGCCACGGCGGTAGCGGTCTGTGTTGGCGTGGCGCTGCTGGTATTAGTCCCTGTCCCAGTCGGCCGCGGCGCGCCGGCTGCGGCGGTGACGGTCACTGCGACGTCACCTCCGCGGAGCGACGACATTCACTTGTACGACGCGGCGGTGCAACACGCGTACGCCCAGGTGCAAGCCGCGGTCGCGGCATCCGCCGAGCTGAAGGCCATACCGTCGAACCTCGACCCGCCACTTGCCGAGGCGGCAGCCGGACAAAAGGCGATGTTGGTCGACGGCTGCATGCGCAATTACTTCGAAGTGGGACAGCCTGAGTGCGCGACAGGCGACACCGCCTCGACAACGACGGTGGCCTTGTTCGGCGACTCGAATGCCACGATGTGGAGTCCGGCGTTCCAGCAGGTGGCCGCAAAGCGGCACCTGCGGCTGGAAAACCTAACCAAGGTGGCTTGCCCGCCGATGGAGCTCTCGATCAACACTCCCTTGCTGCGCCGGGACTACACCGAGTGCGATCAGTGGCGCAGCCAAATTCTCGCTCGGTTACGTGCCGAGCATCCGCGGCTGGTCGTGGTGAGCATGTCGCGGCAGTACGGCACCGGCTACGTTTTGACCTCGAGTTTGAGGTCATACGACCGCGCGTGGATGGACAGCTTAACCCGCCTGGTGCAGCAACTGCGTGGCACTGGTGCGCAGGTACTGGTGCTCGGGCCGATCCCGGATCCGCAGTCACTGGTTCCGATCTGCCTGTCCGAGCACCTCGATGATGCAACCGCCTGCTCGCCCCAGAGGTCCACGGCGGTCGACGACTCCGGTATCGCGGGCGAGACCGCGGCCACAAAAGCCGGTGGCGGACAATACGCCGACATCACGGCTCTGTTCTGCACCGCTGAACGCTGCCCCGTCATCGTGGGCAACACATTGGTGTACCCCGACGACCATCACGTGACGCTGGAGTACGCCCGGCTGTTGGCACCGGTAATTCTGGCGCTGGTCGACCGCACGCTCGCGCGGCGTTGA
- a CDS encoding glycosyltransferase encodes MKFVLACYGSRGDVEPGAAVGLELLRRGHDVRMAFPPDMVPFAESAGLAAVPYGIDARAPLEAQRNFSTSLYRNPWRIQEVIRAWRELGELVTQCWMEMSKSLTPLADGADLLITCMSTEPPAANVAEYYDIPLATLHYFPIRANGHYISMLPSPLGRFAMRVDEWMYWRWTKKPEDAQRRELGLPKATCPAPRRIAQRGSLEIQAYDELCFPGLAAEWAKYDGRRPFTGALTMELPTDADDEIASWIAAGTPPIYFGFGSIPIESPGDTLAMISTACAQLGERALVCSAGTHFDDVTDCDHVKVVGAVNHAATFPACRAVVHHGGAGTTAAVLRAGVPTLILWNTSDQPFFGAQVKRLKVGTARRFSTTTLQSLVADLRTILAPDYVARAREIATRMSKPAESTAAAADLVEDFARSRRVG; translated from the coding sequence ATGAAATTTGTACTGGCATGTTACGGAAGCCGCGGCGATGTCGAGCCCGGCGCCGCTGTCGGGCTTGAACTCCTACGCCGCGGCCACGACGTGCGCATGGCCTTCCCACCCGACATGGTGCCCTTTGCTGAGTCGGCTGGGCTTGCGGCGGTCCCTTACGGGATAGACGCACGGGCACCCTTGGAAGCACAGCGCAATTTCTCGACATCCCTATACCGCAATCCCTGGAGGATCCAGGAGGTGATCCGGGCGTGGCGCGAACTGGGGGAGCTTGTTACCCAATGCTGGATGGAGATGAGCAAGTCACTGACGCCACTGGCGGACGGGGCTGACCTGCTGATCACCTGCATGAGTACCGAGCCGCCGGCCGCCAACGTTGCCGAATACTACGACATTCCGCTGGCCACGTTGCACTACTTCCCGATACGGGCCAACGGCCACTACATTTCGATGCTGCCGTCGCCGCTGGGCCGATTCGCGATGAGGGTTGACGAGTGGATGTATTGGCGCTGGACGAAGAAACCGGAGGATGCGCAACGTCGCGAACTTGGCCTGCCGAAGGCAACCTGCCCCGCGCCGCGACGGATCGCCCAGCGCGGATCGCTGGAAATCCAGGCCTACGACGAGCTGTGCTTTCCCGGGCTGGCAGCCGAATGGGCGAAATACGATGGACGACGGCCTTTTACCGGTGCGCTGACGATGGAGCTGCCAACGGATGCCGATGACGAGATCGCGTCGTGGATTGCCGCCGGAACACCGCCAATTTACTTCGGCTTTGGCAGCATACCGATCGAATCTCCCGGCGACACACTGGCCATGATCAGCACGGCATGCGCGCAGTTAGGGGAGCGGGCGTTGGTTTGCTCCGCCGGGACTCACTTCGACGACGTCACCGATTGCGACCACGTGAAGGTGGTAGGTGCGGTGAATCATGCGGCCACCTTTCCGGCTTGCCGCGCGGTCGTGCACCACGGCGGCGCGGGCACCACGGCCGCAGTCTTGCGCGCCGGAGTCCCCACATTGATCCTATGGAATACGTCCGATCAGCCGTTCTTTGGAGCTCAAGTCAAGCGATTGAAAGTAGGCACCGCTCGGCGCTTTTCGACCACCACCCTGCAATCGTTGGTCGCCGATCTGCGCACCATCCTCGCTCCCGACTATGTCGCCCGCGCCCGTGAGATCGCCACCCGGATGAGCAAGCCCGCGGAAAGCACTGCGGCGGCCGCTGATCTTGTCGAAGATTTCGCCCGCTCAAGGCGTGTGGGCTGA